The Deinococcus wulumuqiensis R12 genome has a window encoding:
- a CDS encoding tRNA (adenine(22)-N(1))-methyltransferase TrmK yields the protein MTLPTLDARLGAVLDLIRADTHADIGTDHARLPVRLVREGRVSRCVAVELNPGPLALARRMVARARLSEQIDVRQGDGFAPLLAGEVQSASVTGMGAYTICGILERAGEKLPPALVLQPNDSPLWLRTWARARGYHLRSERLLPGHWTYPVLRLERAEGEDPAYAALPEAAALRYGPLLLREGPPLLLERVRADIARLTPVAAPGREAWDELAAAREALAWVEGR from the coding sequence ATGACGCTTCCCACGCTTGACGCCCGGCTCGGGGCGGTGCTGGACCTCATCCGCGCCGACACCCACGCCGACATCGGCACCGACCACGCCCGGCTGCCGGTGCGGCTGGTGCGCGAAGGCCGCGTCTCACGCTGCGTGGCGGTGGAACTCAACCCCGGTCCGCTGGCCCTGGCCCGGCGCATGGTGGCCCGCGCCCGGCTGAGCGAGCAGATCGACGTGCGGCAGGGCGACGGCTTCGCGCCACTGCTGGCCGGCGAGGTGCAGAGCGCGAGCGTCACGGGCATGGGGGCCTACACCATTTGCGGGATTCTGGAACGGGCAGGCGAGAAGCTGCCGCCCGCACTGGTGCTGCAACCGAACGACTCTCCCCTGTGGCTGCGGACGTGGGCGCGGGCGCGGGGCTATCACCTGCGCTCGGAGCGGTTGCTGCCGGGCCACTGGACCTACCCCGTGCTGCGGCTGGAGCGCGCAGAGGGCGAGGACCCCGCCTACGCCGCCCTGCCCGAAGCCGCCGCCCTGCGCTACGGCCCCCTGCTGCTGCGCGAGGGGCCACCGCTGCTGCTGGAGCGCGTCCGGGCCGATATCGCTCGCCTGACCCCGGTGGCCGCGCCGGGCCGCGAGGCATGGGACGAACTCGCGGCGGCGCGGGAGGCGCTGGCGTGGGTCGAG
- a CDS encoding YqhA family protein yields MSLPDPVRPPFRAPRTARGVFGLTRLIVELGVFSSAAFSLALFVAAIFQAYHTISHAMRQLGEDGTAKHLMIAAVEQADLLLVGMALLTMSFGMQALFVGRVENVPDWLHIRSFDDLKKKLIGIVVVALGVNFFSVALEWKGGGDLLTYGAALAAVILALSAYSVVLSRGGHGEKHREDDDASHA; encoded by the coding sequence GTGAGCCTTCCTGACCCGGTTCGTCCGCCTTTTCGTGCGCCGCGCACGGCCAGAGGGGTCTTCGGCCTGACCCGCCTGATTGTCGAACTCGGCGTGTTCAGCTCGGCGGCGTTCAGCCTCGCCCTGTTCGTGGCGGCCATCTTCCAGGCGTACCACACCATTTCCCACGCCATGAGGCAACTCGGCGAAGACGGCACCGCCAAGCACCTGATGATTGCCGCCGTGGAGCAGGCCGACCTGCTGCTGGTGGGCATGGCCCTGTTGACGATGAGTTTCGGGATGCAGGCGCTGTTCGTCGGGCGGGTCGAGAATGTCCCCGATTGGCTGCACATCCGCAGTTTCGACGACCTCAAAAAGAAGCTCATCGGCATCGTGGTGGTCGCGCTCGGCGTCAATTTCTTTTCGGTGGCGCTGGAGTGGAAGGGCGGCGGCGACCTGCTGACCTACGGCGCGGCGCTGGCGGCAGTCATTCTGGCCCTGAGTGCCTACAGCGTGGTGCTCTCCCGGGGCGGGCACGGGGAGAAGCACCGGGAGGACGATGACGCTTCCCACGCTTGA
- a CDS encoding MOSC domain-containing protein, which produces MTTIHDLRSTLPRAGRLEWIGLREGRRLPVRPVGEAEAHPLVGLLGDHGRVAPPRLSALSGEPGEVVTPAHAPAIPGGPGRRQVTLIQAEHLPVIAALSGLEAVAPEQLRRNLLVSGIALRALGDRRFWVGEVLLEGTGECHPCSRMEENLGPGGYNAVRGHGGLTARVIRGGVLRVGDVVRPWQEET; this is translated from the coding sequence ATGACCACCATCCATGACCTGCGCTCTACGTTGCCCCGTGCCGGGCGGCTGGAGTGGATTGGCCTGCGCGAAGGCCGCCGCCTGCCCGTCCGCCCCGTGGGTGAGGCCGAGGCGCACCCTCTGGTCGGTCTGCTCGGCGACCACGGCCGGGTGGCCCCGCCCCGACTGAGCGCCCTGAGCGGCGAACCCGGCGAGGTGGTGACGCCCGCCCATGCCCCGGCGATTCCCGGCGGTCCGGGGCGGCGTCAGGTCACGCTGATTCAGGCCGAACACCTGCCCGTGATCGCGGCGCTCTCGGGCCTGGAAGCTGTGGCGCCCGAACAGTTGCGGCGCAATCTGCTGGTGAGCGGTATTGCGCTGCGGGCGCTGGGGGACCGCCGTTTCTGGGTGGGCGAAGTCCTGCTGGAAGGCACCGGCGAGTGCCACCCCTGCTCGCGCATGGAGGAGAACCTGGGGCCGGGCGGCTACAACGCGGTGCGCGGACACGGTGGCCTGACCGCGCGGGTGATTCGCGGCGGAGTGTTGCGGGTCGGCGACGTGGTGAGGCCCTGGCAAGAGGAGACTTGA
- a CDS encoding antibiotic biosynthesis monooxygenase family protein — MITVANRIFVNPERADAFEERFRRRPRRVDTQPGFVSDHVLRPTKEGEPYVVLSFWESREAFEAWRTSPGFRDGHKGGRTLPEDTVLRNVVEIHEVFTASKDAGEG; from the coding sequence ATGATTACGGTCGCCAACCGCATTTTCGTGAACCCCGAGCGGGCCGACGCCTTCGAGGAACGCTTTCGCCGTCGCCCACGCCGGGTGGACACGCAGCCGGGTTTCGTTTCCGATCATGTGCTGCGGCCCACGAAAGAGGGCGAACCCTACGTGGTGCTGTCCTTCTGGGAAAGCCGCGAGGCGTTCGAGGCGTGGCGCACCTCGCCGGGCTTCAGGGACGGGCACAAGGGCGGCCGGACGCTGCCCGAGGACACCGTGCTGAGGAATGTCGTCGAGATTCACGAAGTCTTTACCGCGTCGAAGGACGCGGGAGAAGGCTGA
- a CDS encoding ABC transporter substrate-binding protein: MKRTFSVLTLALLGSLAQAAPAPRTVTIGLGYVPNVQFTPFYVAERLGYFRAEGLNVKFQHGYVSELMPLLLQGKLDFVVGDPEDAVFARNQGAPVKYALAMYQKSPVTLFGLKPLTGAASLRGKTLGIPGPFGSSYHAVQAYLASAGLKEGRDVKLATIGFTQQEAVRTGRVDAAAGYLNNDVVLLRAAGKKVYTLDPTGAYPMVGVGLIAQDKTLGTALAKKVVRASQPCHSPN; this comes from the coding sequence ATGAAGCGCACGTTCTCCGTTCTGACCCTGGCCCTGCTCGGTTCGCTCGCGCAGGCGGCCCCGGCTCCCCGCACCGTCACCATCGGGCTGGGCTACGTGCCCAACGTGCAGTTCACGCCGTTTTACGTGGCCGAGCGGCTGGGCTATTTCAGGGCCGAGGGCCTCAATGTCAAGTTCCAGCACGGCTACGTCTCCGAACTGATGCCGCTGCTGCTTCAGGGCAAACTCGACTTCGTGGTGGGCGACCCCGAAGACGCCGTGTTCGCCCGCAACCAGGGCGCTCCGGTCAAGTACGCGCTGGCGATGTACCAGAAAAGCCCGGTCACGCTGTTTGGCCTCAAACCGCTGACGGGCGCGGCGTCGCTGCGGGGCAAGACGCTGGGCATCCCCGGACCGTTCGGCAGCAGCTACCACGCGGTGCAGGCGTACCTGGCCAGCGCCGGGCTGAAAGAAGGCCGCGACGTGAAGCTCGCCACCATCGGCTTTACCCAGCAGGAGGCGGTCAGGACCGGGCGGGTGGACGCCGCCGCCGGGTACCTCAACAACGACGTGGTGCTGCTCCGCGCCGCCGGGAAAAAGGTCTACACCCTCGACCCCACGGGCGCTTACCCGATGGTGGGGGTGGGCCTCATCGCGCAGGACAAGACGCTGGGCACCGCCCTGGCGAAAAAGGTGGTCCGGGCCAGCCAGCCTTGTCATTCCCCAAATTGA